The following coding sequences lie in one Xylocopa sonorina isolate GNS202 chromosome 15, iyXylSono1_principal, whole genome shotgun sequence genomic window:
- the LOC143430876 gene encoding limbic system-associated membrane protein: MGALQLILLLLLASSRYFLHPIDGAIRGEKSASEETQNRNNVLPSVAATVKDVLAQTGGNAMLPCRFTGPGIVTWIRRKDRQLLTVGRSTHVLDTRFLIASNSPNWTLLIKNVNHDDAGLYECQIQTEPVQQQFIRLSITEAYSMIPGGPDLHVKQGSSLRLECQLMASTETPSFIFWYREGRMINYDDEPGVRVEATKNGSILVVDKVKLSHGANYTCSPSNARPAYIIIHVIEEEEKPAAMHGGDRRNATSRASINVMLIFLTFLGVRTSNRLYPQQPRLT; encoded by the exons ATGGGCGCGCTTCAATTGatactgctgctgttgttggcaTCGTCGCGTTACTTCCTGCATCCGATCG ATGGTGCCATTCGCGGTGAGAAGTCGGCCAGCGAGGAGACACAGAATCGGAATAATGTCCTTCCTTCGGTAGCTGCAACTGTCAAGGATGTCCTGGCGCAGACCGGCGGTAACGCTATGCTACCCTGTAGATTCACTGGCCCTGGAATA GTGACTTGGATCAGACGAAAAGATAGACAGCTGTTGACAGTGGGTAGAAGCACTCACGTTCTTGACACGCGATTCCTGATTGCCTCAAACAGTCCGAATTGGACTCTACTAATTAAGAATGTTAATCACGACGACGCTGGACTGTACGAGTGCCAG ATACAGACGGAGCCGGTTCAGCAGCAATTCATTCGACTAAGCATCACCGAGGCGTACTCCATGATCCCTGGGGGGCCTGATCTTCACGTCAAGCAAGGGTCCAGCCTTCGACTGGAGTGCCAGCTGATGGCGTCCACGGAGACGCCAAGCTTCATTTTTTGGTATCGCGAGGGTCGCATGATCAATTACGATGACGAACCAGGCGTCAGAGTCGAGGCTACGAAAAACGGCTCGATCCTTGTGGTTGACAAAGTGAAACTCTCTCACGGTGCCAATTACACCTGCTCACCAAGCAACGCCAGGCCAGCGTACATAATAATACACGTGATCGAAG AGGAGGAAAAACCAGCAGCCATGCATGGCGGTGATCGACGAAATGCTACGTCCAGAGCGTCCATCAACGTCATGTTGATTTTTCTGACTTTCCTCGGTGTACGCACCTCGAATCGACTTTACCCGCAGCAACCCCGCCTCACGTGA